One window of Suricata suricatta isolate VVHF042 chromosome 6, meerkat_22Aug2017_6uvM2_HiC, whole genome shotgun sequence genomic DNA carries:
- the TRIM7 gene encoding E3 ubiquitin-protein ligase TRIM7 isoform X1: MAAVGPRTGPGSGAEALALAAELQGEATCSICLELFREPVSVECGHSFCRACIARCWERPGTGTIAVPRALPCPLPCPQCREPVRPGQLRPNRQLASVATLLRRFSLPAAAPGEHRPPEAAVAGCVQHGEPLKLYCQDDGRAICVVCDRAREHRAHAVLPLDEAVQEAKELLESRLKVLRKDLEDYEVSRSTEEKESKELLKQMAAEREKVGAEFQALRAFLVEQEGRLLGRLEELSREVTQKQNENIAQLEGEITQLSKLSSQIQETSRKPDLEFLQEFKNTLSRCSNVPGPKPTTVSSEMKNKVWNVSLKTFVLKGLLKKFKEDLRGELEKEEKVELTLDPDTANPRLILSLDLKSVRLGQRAQDLPCHPRRFDTNTRVLASCGFSSGRHHWEVEVGSKDGWAFGVARESVRRKGLTPFTPEEGVWALQLNSGKYWAVTSPERTPLSCGHLSRVRVALDLEVGAVSFYAVEDMRHLYTFRVNFHERVFPLFSVCSTGTYLRIWP; the protein is encoded by the exons ATGGCGGCGGTGGGGCCCCGGACTGGCCCCGGCTCCGGGGCCGAGGCGTTGGCACTGGCGGCAGAGCTGCAGGGCGAGGCCACATGCTCCATCTGCCTGGAGCTCTTCCGCGAGCCTGTGTCCGTGGAGTGCGGTCACAGCTTCTGCCGCGCCTGTATCGCGCGCTGCTGGGAGCGTCCCGGCACAGGAACGATCGCAGTACCGCGCGCGCTGCCTTGTCCGCTGCCCTGCCCACAGTGCAGAGAACCCGTGCGTCCCGGACAGCTGCGGCCCAACAGGCAGCTGGCCTCAGTGGCCACGCTGCTGCGGCGCTTCAGCCTGCCTGCGGCCGCGCCCGGAGAACACCGGCCCCCGGAGGCGGCGGTGGCCGGCTGCGTACAGCATGGCGAACCGCTCAAGCTCTACTGCCAGGACGACGGACGCGCCATTTGCGTGGTGTGCGACCGCGCCCGCGAACACCGCGCGCACGCAGTGTTGCCGCTAGACGAGGCTGTTCAGGAAGCTAAG GAACTCCTGGAGTCCAGGCTGAAGGTCTTGAGGAAGGATCTGGAAGACTATGAGGTGTCTCGTTCCACtgaagagaaggagagcaaggaGCTCCTG AAGCAGATGGCAGCTGAGCGAGAGAAGGTGGGTGCAGAGTTCCAGGCACTGCGGGCCTTCCTGGTGGAACAGGAGGGCCGGCTCCTGGGCCGCCTGGAAGAACTGTCACGGGAGGTGACACAGAAGCAGAATGAGAACATAGCTCAGCTGGAGGGTGAAATCACCCAGCTCTCCAAGCTCAGCAGCCAGATCCAGGAGACATCTCGAAAGCCTGACCTTGAGTTTCTCCAG GAATTCAAAAACACACTAAGCAG ATGCAGCAATGTGCCTGGCCCCAAGCCAACCACAGTGTCTTCTGAGATGAAGAATAAAGTCTGGAATGTTTCCCTCAAGACCTTTGTTTTAAAGGGGCTGCTCAAGAAGTTCAAAG AGGATCTTCGGGGAGAgctagagaaagaggagaaag TGGAGCTGACCTTGGACCCTGACACTGCCAACCCCCGCCTCATCCTCTCTCTGGATCTTAAGAGCGTGCGCCTGGGACAGCGGGCGCAGGACTTGCCCTGCCACCCACGCCGCTTTGACACCAACACGCGAGTCCTGGCGTCCTGCGGCTTCTCCTCCGGGCGGCACCACTGGGAGGTGGAAGTGGGCTCCAAGGACGGCTGGGCCTTCGGCGTGGCGCGAGAGAGCGTGCGCCGCAAGGGCCTCACGCCCTTCACCCCTGAGGAGGGCGTCTGGGCGCTGCAGCTCAACAGCGGGAAGTACTGGGCGGTGACTAGCCCCGAACGGACGCCCCTCAGCTGTGGCCACCTGTCCCGCGTTCGGGTGGCCCTGGATCTGGAGGTGGGGGCCGTGTCCTTCTACGCCGTGGAGGACATGCGCCACCTCTACACCTTCCGCGTCAACTTCCACGAGCGCGTGTTCCCTCTTTTCTCCGTCTGCTCCACCGGTACCTACTTGCGAATCTGGCCTTGA
- the TRIM7 gene encoding E3 ubiquitin-protein ligase TRIM7 isoform X6: MAAVGPRTGPGSGAEALALAAELQGEATCSICLELFREPVSVECGHSFCRACIARCWERPGTGTIAVPRALPCPLPCPQCREPVRPGQLRPNRQLASVATLLRRFSLPAAAPGEHRPPEAAVAGCVQHGEPLKLYCQDDGRAICVVCDRAREHRAHAVLPLDEAVQEAKELLESRLKVLRKDLEDYEVSRSTEEKESKELLKQMAAEREKVGAEFQALRAFLVEQEGRLLGRLEELSREVTQKQNENIAQLEGEITQLSKLSSQIQETSRKPDLEFLQEFKNTLSSGADLGP, encoded by the exons ATGGCGGCGGTGGGGCCCCGGACTGGCCCCGGCTCCGGGGCCGAGGCGTTGGCACTGGCGGCAGAGCTGCAGGGCGAGGCCACATGCTCCATCTGCCTGGAGCTCTTCCGCGAGCCTGTGTCCGTGGAGTGCGGTCACAGCTTCTGCCGCGCCTGTATCGCGCGCTGCTGGGAGCGTCCCGGCACAGGAACGATCGCAGTACCGCGCGCGCTGCCTTGTCCGCTGCCCTGCCCACAGTGCAGAGAACCCGTGCGTCCCGGACAGCTGCGGCCCAACAGGCAGCTGGCCTCAGTGGCCACGCTGCTGCGGCGCTTCAGCCTGCCTGCGGCCGCGCCCGGAGAACACCGGCCCCCGGAGGCGGCGGTGGCCGGCTGCGTACAGCATGGCGAACCGCTCAAGCTCTACTGCCAGGACGACGGACGCGCCATTTGCGTGGTGTGCGACCGCGCCCGCGAACACCGCGCGCACGCAGTGTTGCCGCTAGACGAGGCTGTTCAGGAAGCTAAG GAACTCCTGGAGTCCAGGCTGAAGGTCTTGAGGAAGGATCTGGAAGACTATGAGGTGTCTCGTTCCACtgaagagaaggagagcaaggaGCTCCTG AAGCAGATGGCAGCTGAGCGAGAGAAGGTGGGTGCAGAGTTCCAGGCACTGCGGGCCTTCCTGGTGGAACAGGAGGGCCGGCTCCTGGGCCGCCTGGAAGAACTGTCACGGGAGGTGACACAGAAGCAGAATGAGAACATAGCTCAGCTGGAGGGTGAAATCACCCAGCTCTCCAAGCTCAGCAGCCAGATCCAGGAGACATCTCGAAAGCCTGACCTTGAGTTTCTCCAG GAATTCAAAAACACACTAAGCAG TGGAGCTGACCTTGGACCCTGA
- the TRIM7 gene encoding E3 ubiquitin-protein ligase TRIM7 isoform X3, with the protein MAAVGPRTGPGSGAEALALAAELQGEATCSICLELFREPVSVECGHSFCRACIARCWERPGTGTIAVPRALPCPLPCPQCREPVRPGQLRPNRQLASVATLLRRFSLPAAAPGEHRPPEAAVAGCVQHGEPLKLYCQDDGRAICVVCDRAREHRAHAVLPLDEAVQEAKELLESRLKVLRKDLEDYEVSRSTEEKESKELLKQMAAEREKVGAEFQALRAFLVEQEGRLLGRLEELSREVTQKQNENIAQLEGEITQLSKLSSQIQETSRKPDLEFLQEFKNTLSRGSSGRARERGESGADLGP; encoded by the exons ATGGCGGCGGTGGGGCCCCGGACTGGCCCCGGCTCCGGGGCCGAGGCGTTGGCACTGGCGGCAGAGCTGCAGGGCGAGGCCACATGCTCCATCTGCCTGGAGCTCTTCCGCGAGCCTGTGTCCGTGGAGTGCGGTCACAGCTTCTGCCGCGCCTGTATCGCGCGCTGCTGGGAGCGTCCCGGCACAGGAACGATCGCAGTACCGCGCGCGCTGCCTTGTCCGCTGCCCTGCCCACAGTGCAGAGAACCCGTGCGTCCCGGACAGCTGCGGCCCAACAGGCAGCTGGCCTCAGTGGCCACGCTGCTGCGGCGCTTCAGCCTGCCTGCGGCCGCGCCCGGAGAACACCGGCCCCCGGAGGCGGCGGTGGCCGGCTGCGTACAGCATGGCGAACCGCTCAAGCTCTACTGCCAGGACGACGGACGCGCCATTTGCGTGGTGTGCGACCGCGCCCGCGAACACCGCGCGCACGCAGTGTTGCCGCTAGACGAGGCTGTTCAGGAAGCTAAG GAACTCCTGGAGTCCAGGCTGAAGGTCTTGAGGAAGGATCTGGAAGACTATGAGGTGTCTCGTTCCACtgaagagaaggagagcaaggaGCTCCTG AAGCAGATGGCAGCTGAGCGAGAGAAGGTGGGTGCAGAGTTCCAGGCACTGCGGGCCTTCCTGGTGGAACAGGAGGGCCGGCTCCTGGGCCGCCTGGAAGAACTGTCACGGGAGGTGACACAGAAGCAGAATGAGAACATAGCTCAGCTGGAGGGTGAAATCACCCAGCTCTCCAAGCTCAGCAGCCAGATCCAGGAGACATCTCGAAAGCCTGACCTTGAGTTTCTCCAG GAATTCAAAAACACACTAAGCAG AGGATCTTCGGGGAGAgctagagaaagaggagaaag TGGAGCTGACCTTGGACCCTGA
- the TRIM7 gene encoding E3 ubiquitin-protein ligase TRIM7 isoform X5 yields MAAVGPRTGPGSGAEALALAAELQGEATCSICLELFREPVSVECGHSFCRACIARCWERPGTGTIAVPRALPCPLPCPQCREPVRPGQLRPNRQLASVATLLRRFSLPAAAPGEHRPPEAAVAGCVQHGEPLKLYCQDDGRAICVVCDRAREHRAHAVLPLDEAVQEAKELLESRLKVLRKDLEDYEVSRSTEEKESKELLKQMAAEREKVGAEFQALRAFLVEQEGRLLGRLEELSREVTQKQNENIAQLEGEITQLSKLSSQIQETSRKPDLEFLQEFKNTLSRGPCHPNCHSLRIFGES; encoded by the exons ATGGCGGCGGTGGGGCCCCGGACTGGCCCCGGCTCCGGGGCCGAGGCGTTGGCACTGGCGGCAGAGCTGCAGGGCGAGGCCACATGCTCCATCTGCCTGGAGCTCTTCCGCGAGCCTGTGTCCGTGGAGTGCGGTCACAGCTTCTGCCGCGCCTGTATCGCGCGCTGCTGGGAGCGTCCCGGCACAGGAACGATCGCAGTACCGCGCGCGCTGCCTTGTCCGCTGCCCTGCCCACAGTGCAGAGAACCCGTGCGTCCCGGACAGCTGCGGCCCAACAGGCAGCTGGCCTCAGTGGCCACGCTGCTGCGGCGCTTCAGCCTGCCTGCGGCCGCGCCCGGAGAACACCGGCCCCCGGAGGCGGCGGTGGCCGGCTGCGTACAGCATGGCGAACCGCTCAAGCTCTACTGCCAGGACGACGGACGCGCCATTTGCGTGGTGTGCGACCGCGCCCGCGAACACCGCGCGCACGCAGTGTTGCCGCTAGACGAGGCTGTTCAGGAAGCTAAG GAACTCCTGGAGTCCAGGCTGAAGGTCTTGAGGAAGGATCTGGAAGACTATGAGGTGTCTCGTTCCACtgaagagaaggagagcaaggaGCTCCTG AAGCAGATGGCAGCTGAGCGAGAGAAGGTGGGTGCAGAGTTCCAGGCACTGCGGGCCTTCCTGGTGGAACAGGAGGGCCGGCTCCTGGGCCGCCTGGAAGAACTGTCACGGGAGGTGACACAGAAGCAGAATGAGAACATAGCTCAGCTGGAGGGTGAAATCACCCAGCTCTCCAAGCTCAGCAGCCAGATCCAGGAGACATCTCGAAAGCCTGACCTTGAGTTTCTCCAG GAATTCAAAAACACACTAAGCAG AGGACCTTGCCATCCTAATTGTCACAGCCTG AGGATCTTCGGGGAGAgctag
- the TRIM7 gene encoding E3 ubiquitin-protein ligase TRIM7 isoform X7, protein MAAVGPRTGPGSGAEALALAAELQGEATCSICLELFREPVSVECGHSFCRACIARCWERPGTGTIAVPRALPCPLPCPQCREPVRPGQLRPNRQLASVATLLRRFSLPAAAPGEHRPPEAAVAGCVQHGEPLKLYCQDDGRAICVVCDRAREHRAHAVLPLDEAVQEAKELLESRLKVLRKDLEDYEVSRSTEEKESKELLVPLPLQLLS, encoded by the exons ATGGCGGCGGTGGGGCCCCGGACTGGCCCCGGCTCCGGGGCCGAGGCGTTGGCACTGGCGGCAGAGCTGCAGGGCGAGGCCACATGCTCCATCTGCCTGGAGCTCTTCCGCGAGCCTGTGTCCGTGGAGTGCGGTCACAGCTTCTGCCGCGCCTGTATCGCGCGCTGCTGGGAGCGTCCCGGCACAGGAACGATCGCAGTACCGCGCGCGCTGCCTTGTCCGCTGCCCTGCCCACAGTGCAGAGAACCCGTGCGTCCCGGACAGCTGCGGCCCAACAGGCAGCTGGCCTCAGTGGCCACGCTGCTGCGGCGCTTCAGCCTGCCTGCGGCCGCGCCCGGAGAACACCGGCCCCCGGAGGCGGCGGTGGCCGGCTGCGTACAGCATGGCGAACCGCTCAAGCTCTACTGCCAGGACGACGGACGCGCCATTTGCGTGGTGTGCGACCGCGCCCGCGAACACCGCGCGCACGCAGTGTTGCCGCTAGACGAGGCTGTTCAGGAAGCTAAG GAACTCCTGGAGTCCAGGCTGAAGGTCTTGAGGAAGGATCTGGAAGACTATGAGGTGTCTCGTTCCACtgaagagaaggagagcaaggaGCTCCTG GTCCCATTGCCTCTCCAACTTCTCTCCTGA
- the TRIM7 gene encoding E3 ubiquitin-protein ligase TRIM7 isoform X2, producing MGRPSQKVGELLESRLKVLRKDLEDYEVSRSTEEKESKELLKQMAAEREKVGAEFQALRAFLVEQEGRLLGRLEELSREVTQKQNENIAQLEGEITQLSKLSSQIQETSRKPDLEFLQEFKNTLSRCSNVPGPKPTTVSSEMKNKVWNVSLKTFVLKGLLKKFKEDLRGELEKEEKVELTLDPDTANPRLILSLDLKSVRLGQRAQDLPCHPRRFDTNTRVLASCGFSSGRHHWEVEVGSKDGWAFGVARESVRRKGLTPFTPEEGVWALQLNSGKYWAVTSPERTPLSCGHLSRVRVALDLEVGAVSFYAVEDMRHLYTFRVNFHERVFPLFSVCSTGTYLRIWP from the exons ATGGGACGACCTTCCCAAAAGGTTGGG GAACTCCTGGAGTCCAGGCTGAAGGTCTTGAGGAAGGATCTGGAAGACTATGAGGTGTCTCGTTCCACtgaagagaaggagagcaaggaGCTCCTG AAGCAGATGGCAGCTGAGCGAGAGAAGGTGGGTGCAGAGTTCCAGGCACTGCGGGCCTTCCTGGTGGAACAGGAGGGCCGGCTCCTGGGCCGCCTGGAAGAACTGTCACGGGAGGTGACACAGAAGCAGAATGAGAACATAGCTCAGCTGGAGGGTGAAATCACCCAGCTCTCCAAGCTCAGCAGCCAGATCCAGGAGACATCTCGAAAGCCTGACCTTGAGTTTCTCCAG GAATTCAAAAACACACTAAGCAG ATGCAGCAATGTGCCTGGCCCCAAGCCAACCACAGTGTCTTCTGAGATGAAGAATAAAGTCTGGAATGTTTCCCTCAAGACCTTTGTTTTAAAGGGGCTGCTCAAGAAGTTCAAAG AGGATCTTCGGGGAGAgctagagaaagaggagaaag TGGAGCTGACCTTGGACCCTGACACTGCCAACCCCCGCCTCATCCTCTCTCTGGATCTTAAGAGCGTGCGCCTGGGACAGCGGGCGCAGGACTTGCCCTGCCACCCACGCCGCTTTGACACCAACACGCGAGTCCTGGCGTCCTGCGGCTTCTCCTCCGGGCGGCACCACTGGGAGGTGGAAGTGGGCTCCAAGGACGGCTGGGCCTTCGGCGTGGCGCGAGAGAGCGTGCGCCGCAAGGGCCTCACGCCCTTCACCCCTGAGGAGGGCGTCTGGGCGCTGCAGCTCAACAGCGGGAAGTACTGGGCGGTGACTAGCCCCGAACGGACGCCCCTCAGCTGTGGCCACCTGTCCCGCGTTCGGGTGGCCCTGGATCTGGAGGTGGGGGCCGTGTCCTTCTACGCCGTGGAGGACATGCGCCACCTCTACACCTTCCGCGTCAACTTCCACGAGCGCGTGTTCCCTCTTTTCTCCGTCTGCTCCACCGGTACCTACTTGCGAATCTGGCCTTGA
- the TRIM7 gene encoding E3 ubiquitin-protein ligase TRIM7 isoform X4 — MAAEREKVGAEFQALRAFLVEQEGRLLGRLEELSREVTQKQNENIAQLEGEITQLSKLSSQIQETSRKPDLEFLQEFKNTLSRCSNVPGPKPTTVSSEMKNKVWNVSLKTFVLKGLLKKFKEDLRGELEKEEKVELTLDPDTANPRLILSLDLKSVRLGQRAQDLPCHPRRFDTNTRVLASCGFSSGRHHWEVEVGSKDGWAFGVARESVRRKGLTPFTPEEGVWALQLNSGKYWAVTSPERTPLSCGHLSRVRVALDLEVGAVSFYAVEDMRHLYTFRVNFHERVFPLFSVCSTGTYLRIWP; from the exons ATGGCAGCTGAGCGAGAGAAGGTGGGTGCAGAGTTCCAGGCACTGCGGGCCTTCCTGGTGGAACAGGAGGGCCGGCTCCTGGGCCGCCTGGAAGAACTGTCACGGGAGGTGACACAGAAGCAGAATGAGAACATAGCTCAGCTGGAGGGTGAAATCACCCAGCTCTCCAAGCTCAGCAGCCAGATCCAGGAGACATCTCGAAAGCCTGACCTTGAGTTTCTCCAG GAATTCAAAAACACACTAAGCAG ATGCAGCAATGTGCCTGGCCCCAAGCCAACCACAGTGTCTTCTGAGATGAAGAATAAAGTCTGGAATGTTTCCCTCAAGACCTTTGTTTTAAAGGGGCTGCTCAAGAAGTTCAAAG AGGATCTTCGGGGAGAgctagagaaagaggagaaag TGGAGCTGACCTTGGACCCTGACACTGCCAACCCCCGCCTCATCCTCTCTCTGGATCTTAAGAGCGTGCGCCTGGGACAGCGGGCGCAGGACTTGCCCTGCCACCCACGCCGCTTTGACACCAACACGCGAGTCCTGGCGTCCTGCGGCTTCTCCTCCGGGCGGCACCACTGGGAGGTGGAAGTGGGCTCCAAGGACGGCTGGGCCTTCGGCGTGGCGCGAGAGAGCGTGCGCCGCAAGGGCCTCACGCCCTTCACCCCTGAGGAGGGCGTCTGGGCGCTGCAGCTCAACAGCGGGAAGTACTGGGCGGTGACTAGCCCCGAACGGACGCCCCTCAGCTGTGGCCACCTGTCCCGCGTTCGGGTGGCCCTGGATCTGGAGGTGGGGGCCGTGTCCTTCTACGCCGTGGAGGACATGCGCCACCTCTACACCTTCCGCGTCAACTTCCACGAGCGCGTGTTCCCTCTTTTCTCCGTCTGCTCCACCGGTACCTACTTGCGAATCTGGCCTTGA